A single Lolium perenne isolate Kyuss_39 chromosome 6, Kyuss_2.0, whole genome shotgun sequence DNA region contains:
- the LOC127343981 gene encoding replication factor C subunit 3 isoform X2, translating into MAGATAAAPMDIDAAAAAAAPPPPAFKGKGPLPASAVKSSPWVEKYRPQSLADVAAHRDIVDTIDRLTDENRLPHLLLYGPPGTGKTSTILAVARKIYGSQYGNMILELNASDERGIGVVRQQIQDFASAHSLSFGAKPAVKLVLLDEADAMTKDAQFALRRVIEKYTRSTRFALICNHVNKIIPALQSRCTRFRFAPLDGSHVTERLQHIIKSEGLDVDEGGLTALVRLSNGDMRKALNILQSTHMASQQITEEAVYLCTGNPMPKDIEQIAFWLLNEPFSSSYKYISDMKMRKGLALIDIIREVTMFVFKIKMPSDVRVKLINDLADIEYRLTFACNDKLQLGALISTFTTARTALVASAD; encoded by the exons ATGGCgggcgccaccgccgccgccccgatggacatcgacgccgccgccgccgccgccgcgcccccgCCCCCGGCCTTCAAGGGCAAGGGCCCGCTCCCCGCCTCCGCCGTCAAGTCCTCGCCCTGGGTCGAGAAGTACCGCCCCCAGTCCCTCGCCGACGTCGCCGCCCACCGCGACATCGTCGACACCA TTGATAGGCTTACAGATGAGAACAGGCTTCCGCATTTGTTGCTATACGGTCCACCTGGCACCGGGAAAACATCGACGATACTAGCTGTTGCGAGGAAGATTTATGGGTCACAGTATGGCAACATGATTCTGGAGCTCAATGCGTCAGATGAACGTGGGATTGGTGTTGTGAGGCAGCAGATACAGGACTTCGCTAGTGCACACAGCCTCTCTTTTGG AGCGAAGCCTGCTGTTAAATTGGTCCTGTTGGATGAAGCAGATGCCATGACTAAGGATGCACAATTTGCACTGCGGAGAG TTATTGAGAAGTATACAAGGAGCACAAGGTTTGCACTCATATGCAATCATGTGAATAAAATCATCCCAGCACTACAATCTAGGTGCACTAGGTTTAGATTTGCCCCACTTGATGGCTCTCATGTTACTGAGCGTCTTCAACATATAATAAAGTCTGAGGG GCTTGATGTAGATGAGGGTGGTTTGACAGCCCTGGTGCGGTTAAGTAATGGTGACATGAGGAAGGCTTTGAATATATTGCAG TCAACACACATGGCATCCCAGCAAATAACAGAAGAAGCTGTCTACCTTTGCACGGGAAACCCCATGCCTAAAGATATCGAGCAGATAGCATTTTGGTTACTGAACGAACCATTTTCATCAAGCTATAAAT ATATATCTGATATGAAGATGAGAAAAGGTCTTGCCTTGATTGATATCATACGGGAGGTCACTAT GTTTGTGTTCAAAATAAAAATGCCATCTGATGTACGAGTAAAGTTGATTAATGATTTGGCAGATATTGA GTATCGACTAACCTTCGCTTGCAATGACAAACTGCAGCTTGGGGCACTGATATCAACTTTCACAACTGCTCGCACAGCTCTTGTTGCTTCTGCTGACTAA
- the LOC127343981 gene encoding replication factor C subunit 3 isoform X1, producing MAGATAAAPMDIDAAAAAAAPPPPAFKGKGPLPASAVKSSPWVEKYRPQSLADVAAHRDIVDTIDRLTDENRLPHLLLYGPPGTGKTSTILAVARKIYGSQYGNMILELNASDERGIGVVRQQIQDFASAHSLSFGAKPAVKLVLLDEADAMTKDAQFALRRVIEKYTRSTRFALICNHVNKIIPALQSRCTRFRFAPLDGSHVTERLQHIIKSEGLDVDEGGLTALVRLSNGDMRKALNILQSTHMASQQITEEAVYLCTGNPMPKDIEQIAFWLLNEPFSSSYKCNHTITIIHELLSKCVSNAICLLIFSDISDMKMRKGLALIDIIREVTMFVFKIKMPSDVRVKLINDLADIEYRLTFACNDKLQLGALISTFTTARTALVASAD from the exons ATGGCgggcgccaccgccgccgccccgatggacatcgacgccgccgccgccgccgccgcgcccccgCCCCCGGCCTTCAAGGGCAAGGGCCCGCTCCCCGCCTCCGCCGTCAAGTCCTCGCCCTGGGTCGAGAAGTACCGCCCCCAGTCCCTCGCCGACGTCGCCGCCCACCGCGACATCGTCGACACCA TTGATAGGCTTACAGATGAGAACAGGCTTCCGCATTTGTTGCTATACGGTCCACCTGGCACCGGGAAAACATCGACGATACTAGCTGTTGCGAGGAAGATTTATGGGTCACAGTATGGCAACATGATTCTGGAGCTCAATGCGTCAGATGAACGTGGGATTGGTGTTGTGAGGCAGCAGATACAGGACTTCGCTAGTGCACACAGCCTCTCTTTTGG AGCGAAGCCTGCTGTTAAATTGGTCCTGTTGGATGAAGCAGATGCCATGACTAAGGATGCACAATTTGCACTGCGGAGAG TTATTGAGAAGTATACAAGGAGCACAAGGTTTGCACTCATATGCAATCATGTGAATAAAATCATCCCAGCACTACAATCTAGGTGCACTAGGTTTAGATTTGCCCCACTTGATGGCTCTCATGTTACTGAGCGTCTTCAACATATAATAAAGTCTGAGGG GCTTGATGTAGATGAGGGTGGTTTGACAGCCCTGGTGCGGTTAAGTAATGGTGACATGAGGAAGGCTTTGAATATATTGCAG TCAACACACATGGCATCCCAGCAAATAACAGAAGAAGCTGTCTACCTTTGCACGGGAAACCCCATGCCTAAAGATATCGAGCAGATAGCATTTTGGTTACTGAACGAACCATTTTCATCAAGCTATAAATGTAACCATACCATTACTATCATTCATGAATTATTGTCTAAGTGTGTGTCTAATGCAATCTGTCTCCTAATCTTTTCAGATATATCTGATATGAAGATGAGAAAAGGTCTTGCCTTGATTGATATCATACGGGAGGTCACTAT GTTTGTGTTCAAAATAAAAATGCCATCTGATGTACGAGTAAAGTTGATTAATGATTTGGCAGATATTGA GTATCGACTAACCTTCGCTTGCAATGACAAACTGCAGCTTGGGGCACTGATATCAACTTTCACAACTGCTCGCACAGCTCTTGTTGCTTCTGCTGACTAA